A stretch of the uncultured Desulfobacter sp. genome encodes the following:
- a CDS encoding ParB/RepB/Spo0J family partition protein: MELNTTFVSPDTLSTRQPFKKLFPIQEETLAAISQNMEVNGFDPVFPLVVWKEENVLVDGHTRFTAAKNTQLDQVPVVYKSFEDEDDALLYSFHAQRNRRNMSDDDIVKCLALLDNIHKKDATVEKTTRKAENEIRAKELGISPQKVDKARKVMEHGSPDIQEQVQSGEKSINKAFNEVQAQRRESGEIKGKETDGLGLSAKYTQSLGRFLKELTRIREQGWQEVSREKAVADIEAILDLIKN; encoded by the coding sequence ATGGAATTAAATACAACTTTTGTAAGCCCTGACACCTTGAGCACCCGGCAACCCTTTAAAAAACTGTTCCCTATCCAGGAAGAGACCCTGGCCGCCATCAGCCAAAATATGGAGGTCAATGGATTTGACCCCGTATTTCCCCTGGTGGTCTGGAAAGAGGAGAATGTACTGGTGGATGGTCACACCCGATTTACAGCAGCCAAAAACACACAGCTGGATCAGGTGCCGGTGGTATACAAATCTTTCGAAGACGAGGATGACGCGCTGCTTTACAGCTTTCATGCGCAGCGTAACCGGCGCAATATGTCTGACGATGATATTGTAAAGTGCCTGGCGCTTTTGGATAATATACACAAAAAAGATGCAACGGTTGAAAAAACCACGCGCAAGGCGGAAAACGAAATCCGGGCCAAGGAGTTGGGGATCAGCCCCCAAAAGGTGGACAAAGCCAGAAAGGTGATGGAACACGGCAGCCCCGACATCCAGGAACAGGTTCAATCCGGGGAAAAATCCATCAACAAGGCCTTTAACGAAGTCCAGGCCCAGCGCCGTGAAAGTGGTGAAATTAAAGGCAAAGAGACTGACGGGCTTGGACTTTCGGCAAAATACACCCAGTCCCTGGGAAGGTTTCTCAAAGAGCTAACCCGCATCCGGGAGCAGGGATGGCAGGAGGTCAGCCGGGAAAAAGCGGTAGCAGATATTGAAGCGATACTTGACCTGATCAAAAACTAA